From Anopheles coluzzii chromosome 3, AcolN3, whole genome shotgun sequence, the proteins below share one genomic window:
- the LOC120958669 gene encoding deoxyribose-phosphate aldolase, with translation MVANVAIPYDAKQLSNVRVNLPSVVRSVDLLTSALIKRVTDAELLQYTLRALQLTDLTTLAGDDTESNVARLCFRAAYPFSNLAAHARMKGKVHTAAVCVYPSRVADAHRALTALGMVDRIQIASVATGFPSGSYPLETRLQEIRYAVGQGATEIDIVIDRSLVLTGRWQELYDEIVAMREACGDKVHLKAILAIGECGTMVNVYKASMVAMMAGSDFIKTSTGKEAVNATLPVGLVMIRAIQKFYRLTGKKIGLKPAGGVRTVRDAIAWMIMIRETLGEEWLKPELFRFGASGLLDDVEKQFYAVSKRL, from the exons ATGGTGGCCAACGTTGCAATTCCTTACG ACGCGAAACAACTGTCCAACGTGCGGGTCAATCTGCCCAGCGTGGTCCGCTCGGTTGACCTGCTAACCTCGGCCCTTATCAAGCGCGTCACCGATGCCGAACTGCTGCAGTACACGCTCCGGGCGCTACAGCTCACCGACCTAACCACACTTGCCGGCGACGATACGGAGTCGAACGTTGCCCGGCTCTGCTTCCGGGCGGCGTACCCCTTTTCCAACCTAGCTGCCCACGCCCGCATGAAGGGTAAAGTGCACACGGCAGCGGTATGCGTGTACCCGAGCCGCGTAGCCGATGCGCACCGCGCGTTGACGGCGCTGGGCATGGTGGACCGTATTCAAATCGCTTCCGTTGCGACCGGCTTCCCGTCCGGTTCGTACCCGCTGGAGACGCGCCTGCAGGAGATACGGTACGCCGTCGGGCAGGGAGCGACCGAGATAGACATTGTGATCGACCGCAGCCTCGTGCTGACCGGTCGATGGCAGGAGCTGTACGATGAAATTGTCGCCATGCGTGAAGCGTGCGGCGATAAGGTGCATCTGAAGGCGATCCTGGCGATCGGCGAGTGTGGCACAATGGTTAAT GTTTATAAAGCCTCCATGGTCGCTATGATGGCTGGGTCGGATTTTATCAAAACTTCCACCGGCAAGGAGGCAGTGAATGCGACACTGCCAGTGGGCCTGGTCATGATTCGTGCCATACAGAAGTTCTACCGTCTAACGGGCAAAAAGATTGGCCTGAAGCCGGCGGGCGGAGTGCGTACGGTGCGGGATGCCATCGCTTGGATGATTATGATACGGGAAACGCTCGGCGAAGAGTGGCTCAAGCCGGAACTGTTCCGGTTCGGTGCGTCCGGGCTGCTGGATGATGTCGAGAAGCAGTTTTACGCCGTCTCGAAGAGACTTTAA
- the LOC120958670 gene encoding uncharacterized protein LOC120958670 isoform X1 — MKLLIVIATCLLGATLLAASPLKQSKPRALVTSRADVVAPEETKDKPQYMIRVMPKDEELEELSKLVDFFAHGETGSPSASTGSPHTTSYGSYSPSRDDLTEPLLPPPVEQSEPNYYAIKPKKSKGKKYIPSQKLINLKNPDTAEKDAEGEKVAAAGKAARSEEDTFFLDAIDLDKLLASALLGEQDAQSEASARSLLPLRLEELNRGEFVPSRNRRVDQYTRRVAGEDEGARIDFQMHGHHGPNSYKFGYDTGEGKNRQFHVEERDSKGNVRGRYGYYMRSGKFRIVNYSSSPETGFRIEP, encoded by the exons ATCGCAACCTGTCTGCTGGGAGCGACGCTGCTCGCTGCCTCCCCGCTCAAGCAGAGCAAACCGCGCGCCCTCGTGACGAGCCGGGCCGATGTGGTCGCGCCAGAAGAAACGAAGGACAAGCCGCAGTACATGATCCGCGTGATGCCGAAGGACGAGGAGCTGGAGGAGCTATCGAAATTGGTAGATTTTTTCGCGCATGGGGAGACCGGCTCGCCCAGCGCATCAACCGGCTCTCCCCACACGACATCCTACGGTTCCTATAGCCCATCGCGGGACGACCTGACCGAGCCGCTGCTGCCACCGCCGGTCGAGCAGAGCGAACCCAACTACTACGCCATCAAGCCAAAGAAAAGCAAGGGCAAAAAGTACATCCCGTCCCAGAAGCTCATCAATCTGAAGAACCCCGACACGGCCGAAAAGGACGCCGAGGGGGAGAAGGTGGCCGCCGCCGGTAAGGCAGCGAGGAGCGAGGAGGATACCTTCTTCCTGGACGCGATCGATCTGGACAAGCTGCTGGCCAGTGCACTGCTCGGCGAGCAGGATGCGCAGTCGGAGGCGTCCGCCCGTTCGCTGTTGCCGCTGCGGCTGGAGGAGCTGAACCGGGGCGAGTTTGTGCCGAGCCGGAACCGCCGGGTGGACCAGTATACGCGACGCGTCGCCGGCGAGGACGAAGGTGCTAGAATCGATTTTCAAATGCATGGCCACCATGGGCCGAACAGCTACAAGTTTGGCTATGACACGGGTGAAGG GAAGAATCGTCAGTTCCACGTAGAGGAGCGCGATAGTAAGGGCAACGTGCGGGGTCGCTACGGTTACTACATGCGTTCGGGCAAGTTCCGTATCGTCAACTACAGCTCCTCGCCGGAGACGGGCTTCCGGATAGAGCCGTAG
- the LOC120958670 gene encoding uncharacterized protein LOC120958670 isoform X2, whose translation MKLLIVIATCLLGATLLAASPLKQSKPRALVTSRADVVAPEETKDKPQYMIRVMPKDEELEELSKLVDFFAHGETGSPSASTGSPHTTSYGSYSPSRDDLTEPLLPPPVEQSEPNYYAIKPKKSKGKKYIPSQKLINLKNPDTAEKDAEGEKVAAAGKAARSEEDTFFLDAIDLDKLLASALLGEQDAQSEASARSLLPLRLEELNRGEFVPSRNRRVDQYTRRVAGEDEGRIVSST comes from the exons ATCGCAACCTGTCTGCTGGGAGCGACGCTGCTCGCTGCCTCCCCGCTCAAGCAGAGCAAACCGCGCGCCCTCGTGACGAGCCGGGCCGATGTGGTCGCGCCAGAAGAAACGAAGGACAAGCCGCAGTACATGATCCGCGTGATGCCGAAGGACGAGGAGCTGGAGGAGCTATCGAAATTGGTAGATTTTTTCGCGCATGGGGAGACCGGCTCGCCCAGCGCATCAACCGGCTCTCCCCACACGACATCCTACGGTTCCTATAGCCCATCGCGGGACGACCTGACCGAGCCGCTGCTGCCACCGCCGGTCGAGCAGAGCGAACCCAACTACTACGCCATCAAGCCAAAGAAAAGCAAGGGCAAAAAGTACATCCCGTCCCAGAAGCTCATCAATCTGAAGAACCCCGACACGGCCGAAAAGGACGCCGAGGGGGAGAAGGTGGCCGCCGCCGGTAAGGCAGCGAGGAGCGAGGAGGATACCTTCTTCCTGGACGCGATCGATCTGGACAAGCTGCTGGCCAGTGCACTGCTCGGCGAGCAGGATGCGCAGTCGGAGGCGTCCGCCCGTTCGCTGTTGCCGCTGCGGCTGGAGGAGCTGAACCGGGGCGAGTTTGTGCCGAGCCGGAACCGCCGGGTGGACCAGTATACGCGACGCGTCGCCGGCGAGGACGAAG GAAGAATCGTCAGTTCCACGTAG